The DNA window cttttttgtcaaaatttggacgacatgctaacctCTCACTTTTTTGTCGAAATTTGGAcgactatgacttttttttttaattttggaagacatactatagtttGACTTTTTAGTGAAAATTTGGACGACGTACAAAcctctgactttttttaaaattttggacgacatactgaagtaTGTGGTCGATATCactgactgtataaacttgtaacttgatacagttgttgtgtatctgctgctggtctctctctcttttctgtctctacctcatctccatcttgtcctttctctccccctttctgtcccccacctctccactgtcccccattttcctttcaccccaaccggtcgaggcagatgaccgcacacctctgagcctggttctgtcagagatttcttcttctgttaagagggagtttttttctctccactgatgcctagtgtttgctcattgtgtgaactgttggggttctctgttctccttgatgttgtctatgtacagtgccttgagataatgtatgttatgatttggcgctatacaaataacattgaattgaattgaattttttgtcaaaatttggacgacataccaacctgtgacatttttgtcaaaatttggaggACATGCTAAAGtatgtgttttttgtcaaaatttggaggACATGCTAAAGtatgtgttttttgtcaaaatttggaggACATGCTAAAGtatgtgttttttgtcaaaatttggacaacatactaccctaccctttttttgtctcatgttggaCGTCTTACTATACTATTatctctacatatatatatgttcatatatatgttatatataaagTCCAGGCAAAGATGAATTTAGTAAAAGTTTATTTGAGGtttgaaaaaacacttaaaaactcTGTAGCagctctttgtgtctctgcagaacGTTCAtctatttatatacatatttataaatcTTCCGACATTAACACACTCCTCCCACACTCCTGAGGACAGGTGGCGCCTCCTGGTGGTCAGCTGCACACACTCTGTGAACCTGAAGATTctgtaacaacaaaacaagatggTGGACATGATGTTGATTAAAGCTCAGCTCCGTAAGTTTATAAAAAGCTTTAACAAAATACAAGTGCTTTGCCCCGCCCCTTTTTGTCTGTCCTCTTTAAAGCTCTGCCCCCAAAACATTTGAACTAGTAAAACGTAAGTGGTGTATTTGTAAGATCGTTAatgaaatcatgaaataatgacatttaagaACTTTTATGGGACTTTACTTCGGGACTCATTTCTTATGAAGTTACCCGTCTTCATCGTCTTCATCTGACTTTCCtccagtgagacaaagacgctTGTGTCTTCAGTCATGAGGTCACAGGTCAGCGCTGTGATGGGACCCGCCCCCTTCAGGTGGACCTGGATCCTGTCCTGTACGATTTACATCAAAATGACGTCATGACACGAGTGAAGCGTGAACACATTAGTTTGTGTCTGagttttgttcagttttatttttttacctcttcAGGTTCAGGAACCTTCAGCGTGGTTCCGTCCGGAGCTTTGACGACGATCACCGTCTGATCCCGGAAAGTCGGGATCCGGCCGATGTCGCCGTGAGTGACGTACGCCATCGTACAGCAGACGTTAACGAAGGACAACCATCGCTTTACAGCTGCGTTATTCACTTATTTAAAAGTCTGTCCACTGATCAAAGCAGGAAGTGTCtcagtgacaacatggctgccagtacagacaaacaggaaacaggccaCGGAATTCAGGATTTAtcatctttaagaacatgttcacgtcgtcatctcactgtgacacagacttttccaacaggaaactgacgttagTAAAACACAAAGTGACGCAGATCAGATAAATCTTAAATtcagtgtttcctgttgtctgcactggcagccatgttgacaCCGAGTGTGTTCCTGCTTTGCTCGTGAAGGTTctggacacaggaagtgtttccAGCACAGAAGCCTGACTTTCTGCAGGACGCCGGCCGTGAAAGGATATGCTGCGTTCTCCCGGTCGTCAGTGACGGTGAAAAGCTGCTTGCTGGAGCTTCTGATGAGCGCGTCCAGCGTCTCCTCCcgcagctgcagctcctcctggAACGTCTCGTACCTCATGAGGAAGCTGATGACGGGACACTGGCTCCTGCAGAGCTCAGTGCGTTTAATGGGAACAgtgaacaagaaaaacatggctgcacatGCGTTTGTTTCACTCACGTCCACGTGATGGCGGTGGAGTCCGACTCGATGAGGTTGAGGCCGTACATGACGTTCCTGAACTCGTTGAGACGCTGGTTTCGACAGCCCAGAAGTTCAGCCGCGCGCCGGAGGTTCAGACACCCGCCCGGCGCCGTCTGTAACAGCTGCAGGAAACGCTGCATCAGCGACTTCTTAGggactgcagagacacacaaagtgagacaacaacacacacacacacaaagtccacaatgagacaacaacacacacacacaaagtccacAATgagacaataacacacacacacagacacacaaagtccacaatgagacaacacacacacacacacagacacacaagtcacaatgagacaacaacacacacacacacacacacacacacacacacacacacacacaacgtccACAATGagacaacagcacacacactcacacacacacaaagcgtCCACAATGAGTCAACAacttacactcacacacacacacaaagtccacAATaagacagcaacacacacacacacacacagagagacacacaaagcGTCCACAgcgagacaacacacacacagactgaaatGTCCACAatgagacaacacacacacacacaaatgtcacaatgagacaacaacacacacagaagacacacaaatgtcacatgagacaacaacacacacccacagagacacacaaacatcacagtaaggaacaacaacacacacacacacagacacacaagcgtCCTAttagagacaacacacacacacacaagcgtcACAATAGAGACAATACACATAGCGTCTACAATGagactacaacacacacacacacagagacacacaaatgtccacatgagacaacaacacacacagagacacacaaacatccacaatgagacaacaacacacacacacacacagacacacaagcgtCACAatgagacaacacacacacaaaggcgtccacaatgagacaaaacacacacaagcgtccacaatgagacacaacacacacacacagacacacgaacacacacacacacacacaaacatcacaatgagactacaacacacacacaaacacatccacaatgagactacaaca is part of the Solea senegalensis isolate Sse05_10M unplaced genomic scaffold, IFAPA_SoseM_1 scf7180000016119, whole genome shotgun sequence genome and encodes:
- the LOC122762830 gene encoding transcription factor E2F6-like isoform X2 — translated: MECVVAACQNRVLTEGRGNSGRAMKRFFGFPADPARVKVWLAALRQMDGGQDSLQEDGHICEDHFLPEDVTSDGVSSDAVPFPIRPPSLEEQPGVRSSWGAPLSEEEEQQEEEEEEADSSNIHDDDDDDDDENDAAVELHHQESSPKKSSRRKRKSVDENQTSETIQRKQRNKSVPKKSLMQRFLQLLQTAPGGCLNLRRAAELLGCRNQRLNEFRNVMYGLNLIESDSTAITWTSQCPVISFLMRYETFQEELQLREETLDALIRSSSKQLFTVTDDRENAAMAYVTHGDIGRIPTFRDQTVIVVKAPDGTTLKVPEPEEDRIQVHLKGAGPITALTCDLMTEDTSVFVSLEESQMKTMKTESSGSQSVCS
- the LOC122762830 gene encoding transcription factor E2F6-like isoform X1; the encoded protein is MECVVAACQNRVLTEGRGNSGRAMKRFFGFPADPARVKVWLAALRQMDGGQDSLQEDGHICEDHFLPEDVTSDGVSSDAVPFPIRPPSLEEQPGVRSSWGAPLSEEEEQQEEEEEEADSSNIHDDDDDDDDENDAAVELHHQESSPKKSSRRKRKSVDENQTSETIQRKQRNKSVPKKSLMQRFLQLLQTAPGGCLNLRRAAELLGCRNQRLNEFRNVMYGLNLIESDSTAITWTSQCPVISFLMRYETFQEELQLREETLDALIRSSSKQLFTVTDDRENAAMAYVTHGDIGRIPTFRDQTVIVVKAPDGTTLKVPEPEEDRIQVHLKGAGPITALTCDLMTEDTSVFVSLEESQMKTMKTGNFIRNESRKSSGSQSVCS